The Microcystis aeruginosa NIES-843 sequence TCCGAAGAGTCAGGGATGTTAACATACTTTTAAATTAAGGTATTTAAAAACATCTAAAGTAAGGGGATTAAGGTTTTATCAGATTCTTTATTCCAGCTACGGCACAACCTAGCCCAGCTAGTGGGACTTAGGCGTTTTCGGTCAGCAAAAAAGGCTCAAACCATTACGGGACAAAGGGTTAACCTCGATTTATGATTTTCCTTGATATATCTGGGTTTCAGCGATTTTGGGCTTCTCGAAGTAAATCCCAAGCGGGGATTGGAGTTGAGGCTTTTCTCGATTTGTTTTTTGTCTAAGTCCCACTAGACCCAGTGTAGCACCTCCAAGATAAAGCGTGGGTTGTACGAAAAATCTTATGAACTGATTTTGCACCTCCTTATCAGCTTTATACGTTTTGGCAGCGGTGGTAGAATCGGGCCAAGATTTAAGCGATCTTTACGCGCAGAAAACGGGTTTCTTCAAGAAACCCGTTGGTAATGATTCGGTAGTAGTGGCGTAGCTCTCTTGCTTACCTGGTATGAATTGTGTAAAATATTTATTAATAAAAATAATTGGCTCGAATCAGTCTTTAAACCTCTAGCTTGATCATGACTTTTCTGATAAATATCTTTTTCTGGCTCCTGTCTGGCTTACTGAAATATCAGTCTAGCACCGAACAAAGTACCCCCTTCACCTCCGTTCCCCTGTCCTAATTGTGGTTCTCACCATACGATCAAGAATGGTTCTATTCATAATGGAAAACCCAAACGTCAAGGTAAAGAATGTGGTCGTCAGTTGGTGATCAATCCCACTAATAAAACCGTCTCTGACGAAACCAAACAATTAATTGATAAACTCTTGCTCGAACGAATTTCCTGACGAGGAATTGCTAGAGTAACAGGGGTAAGTTGGTCATGGTTACAAAATTATGTCAACAATAAACTGGCGGCTGTCCCCCGTCAAATAAAGGTTTCGGACAAACCAAAAGCCAAAAGGTAAATTGGTTAGAGAATGTGATGAAATGTGGTCTTTTGTTTTTTCTAAGACGATAAAGGTCTATATTTGGCGGTTAATTGATAGAAATACAAGGAAAATTATTGGTTGCTATGCGCGGAGATAGGAGTCGTCAATCAGCCAAAAAACTTTGGGCTAGTTTACCAGGTGTTTACCGACAATGTGCAGTTGCTTACACAGACTTTTGGGAGTCATATAAGACAGTAATTCCCAGTAAACGTCATCGACCAGTCGGGAAAGAAACTGGTCAAACTAATCCTATTGAAAGATTAAATAATACCTTTCGACAAAGGATTTCTCGGTTGGTGAGAGAGAGTCTATCTTTCTCTAAAAAAATGGAGAATCACGTTGGGGCTGTTTGGTATTTTATCCATGACTACAATGCACACCTGGCAAAGGATTAAGCCGCCATCACTACTACAGAATCACCACCTAAATCCTTATCTGGCAAGAGACTTAATTGATTAGTTCGCTCTAGAGCAAAAACAATTGATAAAAATCGCCAAATGTCTTTCTCTATAAGGGTTCCATCCCTTATAACCCCCGTCCATTGCATAACACAAACCGAAGAACCGAATTTACCAATGTCAAGGTCGATGATCGCACTAAAATAAGCTCTCTCAGTGTTAGTTATTATTACCCGTTCGGATCAGCTTAGGAAAAAACTTGAGAAAAGTTTCATATTAGATTATAATTTTCGTTTGAGACTGTTATATGAGATTAAAGGTATGTCTCGATTTATTAAGCGTTTAGAAGCGATTGGAATACATGGAAGATTTGATATTAATCTTGATTTTCAAGATGGAGTTAATATTATTCATGGAAGTAATGGCACAGGCAAAACCACTGTATTGCATATTCTTGCTAATGCCGTCAACGAAGATTTTAGACGTTTTGGCTATTTAAAATTTCAAAAATTAACCATTACATTAGATGATGATACGAAAATATTGATAGAACAGCATAATTCTCCTCAAGAAGATATAAAAGAAACAGTAACAACAGTCTTTGTTAATCATGAAAAAGTCGATTCTTACCCTTTTACAAAATTATTAGAAGAAGAAAAGCAAAAAGAAAATAGCGAAATTTTCTTATCTGCACTTTATTATCGATCATCTTCTAGGAAAAAGCAAGATATTGACTTAAAAGCAACTTATTTCCCTGCTTTTAGAACAATGATTGAGGCATGGGCTACCTTAGATGAAAATGAAATTAGACATTTTGCCCGAAGATCACCTAATTTTAGCAAAGTTCTCAGAAGTTCCGCCAGATCAACCGAATTAGCTCGGATTCTATTTGGGAAATTTGTCCCTAGACTTGAGTATCCTTCACCGATAGAAATAGAAGAACATATTAATTCAGAATTAACAGAAGCTCAATTAAAAATTGCTAGTCTTGATAGAAATTTGCTTTCACAAGCTTTTATTCAATTTTCTCAAGCTATTTCTCAATCATCTGAGACAGACGATAATACAAAAGAGCCGGAAGAAGTTATTACAGAAATAATAGAACTTTCGGAAAAATTGCAAAATTCATCTTTTCAAGTTAATCGTAATCAATCAGATGATGTCTATAAACAATTAATAGAACAGTTGAAATCGTTTGAATCAGATCCAAAATACAAAACTATTGCTAGTAGAGTTTTATCAGTGTATAAAAGTTCTCTTCAACAAAGACTAGATGAACAAATAACAGCTTATTCTAGTATTGAAAGATATCTTGAATCAGTCAATGGATTTTTAGAGAGAAAGCAATTAAAAATAGGTTCTACAAGCTTACCTCAAGGCAGAGGGAAATTAGGTGTTAAAATTGGTGATGAAGAAGCTATTCATAGTCTGCAAATTTTGTCTTCTGGAGAAAGACAAGTCGTAGGTTTAATTTATGCCGCCAGTCACATGACAAGTGGTAGGGTTGTCTTAATTGATGAACCTGAAATTTCACTTCACATCGATTGGCAACGTAAATTATTACCAGAAATGGTTAAACAACTTGATGAGAAACAACTCATTATTTGTACTCATTCTGCTGTAATTGCATCCAAATATCGAGAGAGAATGATAAAACTTGAACTACAACCAACGGCAAAGGCTAATATAAATACTGACACTCTTGAAAGTGATACACTAGATAATGATTTGTTGGACGACATTCCCTTTTAAAAATTTAGATAATTATCGACTTTATGAACGGATTACAGTTAACTCCTGAAGAATACGTTACTGAAATAATTATGTCACAGGATCGGTTTTTATTGCTAGAAGGAGCCGATGATGAGGATTTTTTTACTATTATTTGTAATCTTTTAAAAAAAAATGAAGCTCAGATTTCAGCAGAAAAATTATATTTATTGAAAAAAATTATTATTGATACTGCGGAGCGAATACAAGGAGAATTAGGAAATAGAGCTAAGATAGAAAAAATCTGTGATTTAGTTGCCCAAGAGCCGCCAGATGTTAACAATAGAGTTTTGGGCTTTGTTGATCGAGAATTTAGAGAATTTGAATGTAGCAATGATTTAAAAGATCATATTAAAACTCATAAAATTAACAAGAGATTAATTTGGAGTAGAGGTCATTCAATTGAAAACTATTTTTTTGAAATATCAACGTTGAGAAAGGCATTCAACGATTATTTAGTCAGTAGTTTTTATCAAGAAGCATTTGAAATTTTTGAATCTAAATTTGAGCATACTCTCAGAATAGCTTGTGCTTTGAGTTTAGCAGGTTCATCAGAAGAGTTAGTTAAGCCTATTGCTAAATCAGTAAATTGGCAGTGTATAGATATCACCTCCACATCTCTGAAAATTGATTTAGAAGAATGGGGTAAGATACTGAATAAAAAACACAAACTAGATCAACTTCGGATTCAAAAGCTATTTAATAAATT is a genomic window containing:
- a CDS encoding AAA family ATPase, whose product is MSRFIKRLEAIGIHGRFDINLDFQDGVNIIHGSNGTGKTTVLHILANAVNEDFRRFGYLKFQKLTITLDDDTKILIEQHNSPQEDIKETVTTVFVNHEKVDSYPFTKLLEEEKQKENSEIFLSALYYRSSSRKKQDIDLKATYFPAFRTMIEAWATLDENEIRHFARRSPNFSKVLRSSARSTELARILFGKFVPRLEYPSPIEIEEHINSELTEAQLKIASLDRNLLSQAFIQFSQAISQSSETDDNTKEPEEVITEIIELSEKLQNSSFQVNRNQSDDVYKQLIEQLKSFESDPKYKTIASRVLSVYKSSLQQRLDEQITAYSSIERYLESVNGFLERKQLKIGSTSLPQGRGKLGVKIGDEEAIHSLQILSSGERQVVGLIYAASHMTSGRVVLIDEPEISLHIDWQRKLLPEMVKQLDEKQLIICTHSAVIASKYRERMIKLELQPTAKANINTDTLESDTLDNDLLDDIPF
- a CDS encoding DUF4435 domain-containing protein gives rise to the protein MNGLQLTPEEYVTEIIMSQDRFLLLEGADDEDFFTIICNLLKKNEAQISAEKLYLLKKIIIDTAERIQGELGNRAKIEKICDLVAQEPPDVNNRVLGFVDREFREFECSNDLKDHIKTHKINKRLIWSRGHSIENYFFEISTLRKAFNDYLVSSFYQEAFEIFESKFEHTLRIACALSLAGSSEELVKPIAKSVNWQCIDITSTSLKIDLEEWGKILNKKHKLDQLRIQKLFNKFEVYLNMTNQCDIETSRWLSHGHIGFNFMFVVYSKCLYITASDLSDPRKNPSQEAEKVNQYKDTRFRTVANAWVRNQSVEFQGNNLNDFPIKCFWMLINDFQ